From the Manis javanica isolate MJ-LG chromosome 11, MJ_LKY, whole genome shotgun sequence genome, one window contains:
- the MPEG1 gene encoding macrophage-expressed gene 1 protein, with amino-acid sequence MSVFKGAVLFWAVVAWAQMDKPLGETDMSGSQKCKNALKLPVLEVLPGGGWDNLRNVDMGRVMDLTYANCRTTEDGQYIIPEEIFTIARKQSNLEMNSEILESWMNYQSSTSSSINLELSLFSKVNGKFSPEFQKVKTLQVKDQAVTTRVQVRNLVYTVKINPVSELSWGFKKELMDISDRLENNQTRMATYLAELLVLNYGTHVVTSMDAGAALIQEDHIRASFLQDCQGSHSAVTASAGVTFLNIVNFKFEENYTSQNALTKSYISNRTNSRVQSVGGTLFYPGITLQAWQQSITNHLVAIDRAGLPLHFFINPNTLPELPGPLVKKLSRTVETAVRRYYTFNTYPGCTDHNSPNFNFQANTDDGSCEGKMTNFSFGGVYQECTQLSGNAAVQLCQKLEQKNPLTGDFSCPSGYSPIHLLAQIHEEGYNQLECQRKCSLLIFCKTVCEDVFRVAKAEFRAFWCVASGQLPENSGLLFGGLFSGKSINPLTNAQACPAGYFPLRLFENLKVCASQDYELGYRFSVPFGGFFSCAVGNPLVDPAIARDLGTPALKKCPGGFSQHLALISDGCQVSYCVKSGLFTGGSLPPARLPPYTRPPLMSQAATNTVMVTNTETARSWIKDAQTHQWRLGEPLELRRAMKVIHGDDGGLSGGAAAGVTVGVTAVLAAVIALAIYGTRKYRNRGYQALDDESQSLASGTAARGDTPDQKQEQSPA; translated from the coding sequence ATGAGCGTCTTCAAGGGCGCCGTCCTCTTCTGGGCAGTGGTAGCATGGGCTCAAATGGACAAGCCTCTGGGAGAGACAGATATGTCTGGGTCCCAAAAATGTAAGAATGCCTTAAAACTACCTGTTTTGGAAGTCTTACCAGGTGGGGGCTGGGATAATCTGCGCAATGTGGACATGGGACGGGTGATGGACCTGACTTATGCCAACTGCAGGACCACAGAGGATGGACAGTACATCATCCCCGAGGAAATCTTCACCATCGCCCGGAAACAGAGCAACCTGGAGATGAACTCAGAAATCCTGGAATCCTGGATGAACTACCAGAGCAGTACCTCCTCCTCCATTAACCTGGAgctctcccttttctccaaagTCAACGGCAAGTTCTCCCCTGAGTTCCAGAAAGTGAAGACGCTTCAAGTGAAGGACCAAGCTGTAACTACCAGGGTTCAGGTAAGAAACCTGGTGTACACGGTCAAAATCAACCCAGTTTCAGAACTAAGCTGGGGGTTTAAGAAGGAGCTCATGGACATCTCTGACCGTCTGGAGAACAACCAGACGCGGATGGCCACCTACTTGGCAGAACTCCTGGTCCTCAACTACGGCACTCACGTCGTCACCAGCATGGACGCTGGGGCCGCTCTCATTCAGGAGGACCACATCAGAGCCTCCTTCCTGCAGGACTGCCAGGGCAGCCACAGTGCTGTGACTGCCTCTGCGGGAGTCACCTTCCTCAACATTGTGAACTTCAAGTTTGAGGAGAACTACACCTCACAGAATGCCCTCACCAAGAGCTACATCTCCAACCGAACCAACTCCAGGGTGCAAAGTGTTGGAGGGACTCTTTTTTACCCAGGCATCACCCTCCAGGCCTGGCAGCAGAGCATCACCAACCACCTGGTGGCCATAGACCGTGCTGGCCTGCCTCTGCACTTCTTCATCAACCCCAACACGCTGCCTGAGTTGCCGGGGCCCTTGGTGAAGAAGTTGTCAAGGACGGTGGAAACAGCCGTGAGGCGCTACTACACATTCAACACCTATCCTGGATGCACGGATCACAACTCACCCAACTTCAATTTTCAGGCCAACACAGATGACGGCTCTTGTGAGGGGAAAATGACCAATTTCTCCTTTGGTGGAGTTTATCAGGAATGCACCCAGCTCTCAGGGAATGCGGCTGTCCAACTCTGCCAAAAGTTGGAGCAGAAGAATCCACTCACTGGTGATTTCTCCTGCCCCTCTGGCTACTCCCCAATCCACCTGCTGGCCCAGATCCACGAGGAGGGTTATAACCAGCTGGAGTGTCAGCGGAAGTGCTCCCTCCTCATCTTCTGCAAGACAGTGTGTGAAGATGTGTTTCGGGTGGCGAAGGCTGAATTTAGGGCTTTTTGGTGTGTGGCTAGTGGCCAACTACCAGAAAACTCAGGACTGCTTTTTGGGGGACTTTTCAGCGGTAAGAGCATAAACCCTTTAACAAATGCACAGGCCTGCCCTGCCGGCTACTTCCCCTTGAGGCTTTTTGAAAACCTCAAGGTCTGTGCCTCTCAGGACTATGAGCTGGGATACAGGTTTTCAGTCCCCTTTGGTGGGTTCTTTAGCTGTGCAGTTGGGAACCCCTTGGTGGATCCTGCCATTGCCAGAGACTTAGGGACACCTGCTCTAAAGAAGTGTCCTGGGGGCTTCAGCCAACACCTGGCCCTCATCAGTGATGGGTGCCAGGTGTCCTACTGCGTCAAGTCTGGGCTTTTTACAGGAGGGTCTCTGCCTCCTGCCAGGCTCCCACCTTACACCCGGCCACCCCTCATGAGTCAGGCTGCCACCAACACTGTCATGGTGACTAATACTGAGACTGCAAGATCCTGGATTAAAGACGCCCAGACCCACCAGTGGAGGCTGGGGGAGCCGTTAGAGCTGCGCAGGGCCATGAAGGTCATCCACGGGGATGACGGTGGCCTGTCAGGGGGAGCAGCAGCTGGGGTCACGGTGGGGGTCACCGCTGTCCTGGCAGCTGTCATCGCTCTGGCCATCTATGGCACCAGGAAGTACAGGAACAGGGGGTACCAGGCCTTAGATGACGAGAGTCAGAGTTTGGCTTCAGGCACCGCAGCAAGAGGAGACACCCCAGACCAAAAGCAGGAGCAGAGTCCAGCCTAA